In Arachis hypogaea cultivar Tifrunner chromosome 2, arahy.Tifrunner.gnm2.J5K5, whole genome shotgun sequence, a genomic segment contains:
- the LOC112725152 gene encoding uncharacterized protein, which produces MRGICLTGDKTLVALYNTRASLSFISFDKVEELGLKVSELAFDLHVHTPYQTVMTRLGCRQVDFKLENREFIHDLISLPIIRTEMILGFDWMSKNRVLLDYFERSIRFMPEGEGGAVVAGGYYLNSLMVNCHGEECQGYILLAANALGDNQNLDQILVVKDFSEVFPEDIPEFPPQKENGSDRAGRIEDSIGRTSEQEVYSTECITIGSASFIGEEVG; this is translated from the coding sequence ATGAGAGGTATATGCTTAACTGGTGATAAAACATTGGTTGCCTTATATAATACTAGAGCTTCgctttcttttatttcatttgatAAGGTTGAGGAACTAGGATTGAAGGTTTCAGAATTAGCATTTGATTTACATGTGCATACCCCGTATCAGACAGTTATGACTAGGTTAGGTTGTAGGCAAGTAGATTTCAAGCTTGAGAATAGAGAATTTATCCATGACTTAATTTCTTTGCCAATAATTAGGACAgagatgattttggggtttgattggaTGTCCAAGAATAGAGTTTTGTTGGATTACTTTGAGCGATCCATTCGGTTTATGCCggaaggagaaggaggagcagTGGTAGCTGGGGGTTATTACCTGAACTCTTTAATGGTGAACTGTCATGGGGaagagtgtcagggttatatACTGTTGGCTGCGAATGCGTTAGGTGATAATCAGAACTTAGATCAAATCTTGGTAGTTAAAGACTTTTCGGAAGTGTTTCCGGAAGATATTCCCGAGTTCCCACCTCAAAAGGAGAATGGTTCTGATAGAGCTGGTAGAATTGAAGACTCAATTGGAAGAACTTCTGAACAAGAGGTTTATTCGACCGAGTGTATCACCATAGGGAGCGCTagttttattggtgaagaagtAGGATGA